A single region of the Mustela lutreola isolate mMusLut2 chromosome 2, mMusLut2.pri, whole genome shotgun sequence genome encodes:
- the CCK gene encoding cholecystokinin — MNRGVCLCVLLAVLAAGALAQPVPATDRVGPGAQQEEEAPRRQLRAVQKVDGEPRAHLGALLARYIQQARKAPSGRMSVIKNLQGLDPSHRISDRDYMGWMDFGRRSAEEYEYPS; from the exons ATGAACCGCGGCGTGTGCCTGTGCGTGCTGCTGGCGGTACTGGCGGCGGGCGCCCTGGCGCAGCCCGTACCTGCGACCGACCGGGTGGGCCCAGGGgcgcagcaggaggaggaggcgcCCCGGAGGCAGCTGAGGGCCGTGCAGAAGGTGGACGGCGAGCCCCGAGCGCATCTGGGAGCACTGCTGGCCAGGTACATCCAGCAGGCCCGGAAAG CTCCTTCTGGCCGAATGTCTGTCATTAAGAACCTGCAGGGCCTGGACCCCAGTCACAGGATAAGCGACCGGGATTACATGGGCTGGATGGATTTTGGTCGGCGCAGTGCTGAGGAGTATGAATACCCCTCCTAA